The DNA segment GCAAAAAGAGCAGGTAAATTCATTCTTCTATCGCCATACGAGAAGCCCTCAATCCTCGATAGATTCAGAGGCTGGAACATTTATGTGCCCGATGAGAAAATTGCAGATTTAATTGTATCTTTAGTCAAAATGGCTAATTCCAAAAGTTGATTACAATTATACTTTATTTGTGTTATATTTTTTCTTGATTATATATTAAAATAGGCGGAATAATTCTTTGTATTTCATTGTTATTTAACGATTTTCAGGAAATATATTTTCAAAAATTTTAAATTTTTTCTTGACATCAAAATCCCACTTAATTATGATACAGTTAGACATTATTTGTCTTAATGTATTATGTTTCAAATGCCGGGACATACATTGGAAACGAAGTCTCAAATCATTCAGGCTGCGAAAACGCTTTTTAAGGAGCGGAACATTATAGGCGTCACCATGGCGCAGATAGCGGAAGTAGCAAGGCTTGGGCGAGCAACCATTTACCGTTACTTCCGATCGAAAGAAGAAATACTCGCAGAAGTTCTGCAAAATGAATCCGAAAACATAATGCGACGGCTTATCGAGATAACCAAGGGCGCAAAAACAGCTTCTGAAAAGCTAAAGCGATACGCAGTAGCACGAACTGAAGCTGTACAGGAATTCATGGAGATATACCGAAAAAGTCTTCAAACGAGAAACCTATTCTCGCCCCGAATAATCAATGTTTTCGATAACCTTTTGAGCAAAGAGCTCGAGCTTTTGAAGTCGATTTTTGAGGAGGGAATAAGGACTGGAGAATTCGGTGCATTCGACGCCGAAACAGCGGCTGAGGGTATTATAGCAGCACTTTGCGGTATGGAAGCTATAGAATTTTTTGGAAAGCTTCCCAAGCAATGGCCAAAGAAAACTGAAAAGTTCCTTGAACTGATAATAAATGGAATGAAATCTCTAAAAAAGGGGAGGGTTGAAAATGAGGAAGCAAATGAAGATGTTGCTAATTAAAAGTGTGGAGAAGGCTGCAGCGGCCGGTCTTTGGAAACCAATGTTCCCTGTTATCGAGAGGTACCTCAAAAAACTACTAATAGAGCAAGGTTCCAAAGAGCTGTTTTCGGAGAGGGAGCGGGAGGACCGATTCTATGCAGCGCTGGGACTTATCAAGGGGGTCCTACTGGCGTATACGAATGCTTCAAAGGCAATTAAAAGACAGTTAAGAAGAAATTTCGAGAATGCTGTTCTCCATTACGAAGAAACACAGGACAAGATTCGAGCCTATAGAGAAAAGTATGGTGTAGACCCGCCGTATTTCTTAACTATATCTCCCACAGCAATATGTAATCTTAATTGTCCCGATTGCTACGCAAAGAGCACACCTAAAACTCAAATCTCGCTTACAGCCGACGAGGTTGATTGGCTCCTTAAAGCTAACAAAGAAGAATGGGGAAATTGGTTCGTAGTCATATCTGGTGGAGAGCCATTCATGTGGCGTGACGGCGATATCGACCTTATTGAGATGGCAAAAAGGCATCAGGACCAGTTCTTCCTCGTTTACACCAATGGAACTCTCATAAATGAAAAGACCGCCAAGCGACTTGCCGAGGTGGGTAACATAACCCCTGCAATATCAGTAGAAGGGATGCGAGAGAAAACGGATGCGAGAAGAGGTAAGGGTGTGTTTGATAAAATCCTTGCTGCCATGCGAAGGTTGAGGGAACACGGAGTCCCATTCGGGATTTCCGTTACCGCTACTCCTGTGAATTACAGAGAAATCCTCTCGGATGAGTTCCTCGATTTCTTCTTTAATGAGATGGGAACATACTACATGTGGGTATTCCAGTACATGCCTATAGGACGCGGGATAACTGTTCTTCGACAAGTTTCGCCCGAAGCAAGGTTCTGGATGTGGAAGACGATGCACGAACAAATAAGAAAACGAAAAATATTCATCGGCGACTTCTGGAATTCAGGCACATTCTCACATGGGTGCATAGCAGGCGCTCGTAGTGGTGGATATTTTTATGTCGACTGGAAAGGTAATATCTATCCCTGCGTTTTCGTGCCGTTCTACAAGGACAACATAAGGGACATAAGAGCAAAAGGACTATCTTTATCCGATGCGATAAATTCTGACTTCTTCAAAGCTATACGAGACTGGCAGTACAAATATTCATATTTTGTGCCGGCAGATAGGAAAGGCAATGAGTTACTTCCATGCTTCATTCGTGACAACCACAAAGTAGCACATGAGATATTCGTCAAATATAATGCCAAGGCTTATGATGAGGAGAGCCAACAGATAATTCTCGATCCGCTGTACTACGAGCAGATGCTAAAATACAACGAGGAATGCAGGAAGATATTCGACCCAATATGGGAAAAACTCTACAGACCAGCTGAGGTAAAGGAAAAAGAGGTATCACTGGCTTAAAATAGCTTTTAAAAACTGAGCAAGGGGGTTGTGGGAATGGGGAGGAGAGCAGTTATAATAATTTTATTGCACACGCTGTTTTTGCTCAGACACAATACAGTTGTAGATTTTATTAATTTTCCCGCTTGTAGTTCGGAAAGAAATATCGATACCGCCTATAACCACGAGCTTGAGTGGGTGCCCAAATTAAGTCCTACCATAAGCCCTATGGTTGTTATTATGTCCGATGTCAGCCCGAAGCTCAATCCAGTTTTCAGCGAGTGCCTCATAAAACTCAAACTTGAATTAGCATGAAAATCAACATTACCATCATGCAGCTATTGACAATTAACCATCAAAAAGCATGGCTTTCAAGCTCTATTAGCAAAGGCTTTTTCCTTAATGAGCTTACTTTTAAAATCGAAAACCCAATAATGTTTCCATCCTCATCAACCTTTTCCATAACAGCTTCGTTCTCTGTTTCCCGAAAATACCCCTTTTTCTGTTCAAACAAAACCTCAAGGTAATCCGCTTCCTTATCATACCAAATTTTAATTACTTTCTTTCCCATAATATTTCGCCTCTTTTTACCTTATTTGTGAAATATGCAGTTATAATAAATATATCATCAATCCTCATTTTTACAACAACGCATAAATATTTCTCAGATACTGGTGTAACAGGATAAAATTTGTAATACAAATTAACCTCAGGGTCAACATTTGACTTCACTATTATATCAGGATTTAGCAGTGTATCACCGATTTTGGCTATCTGACCGGACATTTCAGGATGGTCAACTTCAATATGCCTCTTTCTCTCATCAGTCAGCCTAATAAGGCGGTTATTAATATCCTTAAATAGCATCAAACAATAAAAGCATGCTTTTACCGTGAAAACTGTCTCTCGAACTCCTGGACAAAAGTTTTGTAAATCCCCTCGTTTCTCAGAACTATTCTTATCTCCCTTATGTT comes from the bacterium genome and includes:
- a CDS encoding TetR/AcrR family transcriptional regulator, with translation MFQMPGHTLETKSQIIQAAKTLFKERNIIGVTMAQIAEVARLGRATIYRYFRSKEEILAEVLQNESENIMRRLIEITKGAKTASEKLKRYAVARTEAVQEFMEIYRKSLQTRNLFSPRIINVFDNLLSKELELLKSIFEEGIRTGEFGAFDAETAAEGIIAALCGMEAIEFFGKLPKQWPKKTEKFLELIINGMKSLKKGRVENEEANEDVAN
- a CDS encoding radical SAM protein, coding for MRKQMKMLLIKSVEKAAAAGLWKPMFPVIERYLKKLLIEQGSKELFSEREREDRFYAALGLIKGVLLAYTNASKAIKRQLRRNFENAVLHYEETQDKIRAYREKYGVDPPYFLTISPTAICNLNCPDCYAKSTPKTQISLTADEVDWLLKANKEEWGNWFVVISGGEPFMWRDGDIDLIEMAKRHQDQFFLVYTNGTLINEKTAKRLAEVGNITPAISVEGMREKTDARRGKGVFDKILAAMRRLREHGVPFGISVTATPVNYREILSDEFLDFFFNEMGTYYMWVFQYMPIGRGITVLRQVSPEARFWMWKTMHEQIRKRKIFIGDFWNSGTFSHGCIAGARSGGYFYVDWKGNIYPCVFVPFYKDNIRDIRAKGLSLSDAINSDFFKAIRDWQYKYSYFVPADRKGNELLPCFIRDNHKVAHEIFVKYNAKAYDEESQQIILDPLYYEQMLKYNEECRKIFDPIWEKLYRPAEVKEKEVSLA
- a CDS encoding DUF2283 domain-containing protein, with translation MGKKVIKIWYDKEADYLEVLFEQKKGYFRETENEAVMEKVDEDGNIIGFSILKVSSLRKKPLLIELESHAF